A window of the Sciurus carolinensis unplaced genomic scaffold, mSciCar1.2, whole genome shotgun sequence genome harbors these coding sequences:
- the LOC124974876 gene encoding sulfotransferase 2A1-like — protein MTPEFLWFEGLPFSFFGYTIEGIKEACTKFVIKDEDTVMVSYPKSGTNWLIEILCLIHSKGDTKWIQSVPIWERSPWIESDLGYKLLNESERPRFLTSHLPFHLFPKSLFTSKAKVLYLMRNPKDVLVSGYYFWTTSKFSIKPESLEQYFKWFIQGNVPYGSWFEHIRGWMSMRHRENVLLLSYEELQKDPRSTIEKICQFLGKKLNPEELDSVLKNSSFHVMKQNKMSNYEMLPESLTSQHFSMARKGICGDWKNHFTVAQDETFNKVFQEKMAGFPKDLFPWE, from the exons ATGACACCGGAGTTCCTGTGGTTTGAAggtttacctttttctttttttggttacaCCATTGAAGGTATAAAAGAAGCATGTACTAAGTTTGTGATAAAGGATGAAGATACAGTAATGGTGTCGTACCCAAAGTCAG GCACCAACTGGTTGATTGAAATTCTCTGCTTGATTCACTCCAAAGGGGATACCAAGTGGATTCAATCTGTGCCCATCTGGGAACGCTCACCCTGGATAGAGTCAGATCTTGGTTACAAATTGCTAAATGAGAGTGAAAGACCAAGGTTCCTGACCTCTCACCTTCCCTTCCATCTCTTCCCCAAGTCGTTATTCACTTCCAAGGCCAAG gTGCTATATCTCATGAGAAATCCCAAAGACGTTCTTGTATCAGGTTATTATTTTTGGACTACATCAAAGTTTTCTATTAAACCAGAGTCACTGGAACAATACTTTAAATGGTTCATCCAAGGAAACG TGCCCTATGGATCATGGTTTGAGCACATTCGTGGCTGGATGTCCATGAGACACAGGGAGAACGTCCTGCTGCTGAGTTATGAAGAGCTGCAGAAG GACCCAAGAAGCACCATAGAGAAGATCTGTCAATTCCTGGGAAAGAAGTTAAATCCAGAAGAACTGGATTCAGTCCTCAAGAATAGCTCCTTCCACGtcatgaaacaaaacaagatgtCCAATTATGAAATGTTGCCTGAATCTTTAACGAGTCAGCATTTCTCAATGGCAAGGAAAG GCATCTGTGGGGACTGGAAGAATCACTTCACAGTGGCCCAAGATGAAACCTTTAATAAAGTATTCCAGGAGAAGATGGCAGGTTTTCCCAAAGACCTGTTCCCATGGGAATAA